A region from the Azospirillum thermophilum genome encodes:
- the cimA gene encoding citramalate synthase: protein MGERIYLYDTTLRDGAQTQDVDFSVADKIAIAQDLDRLGIDYVEGGWPGANPTDDAFFAEAPDLTRATFTAFGMTRRPGRSAANDPQLSALIQSRARSVCIVGKTWDFHVDVALNIPRDENLDLIRDSIAALRVAKGEALFDAEHFFDGYKRNPAYAASCIRAAFEAGARWVVLCDTNGGTLPHEIEAIVRTVIEEHGIPGDRLGIHCHNDTENAVANSIAAVRAGVRMVQGTINGLGERCGNANLVSLIPTLMLKMGYETGIRRADLPLLTQVSRAFDERLNRAPNRHAPYVGSSAFAHKGGLHVSAVEKDPSSYEHVEPDAVGNHRQIVVSDQAGRSNLIVRLREIGMEVDPKDERLPRLLDLVKQRDSEGYAYDTAEASFEMLVRRELGEVPKYFELLRFHVTDERRYNALGKLVVESEAVVRVRVGGEIRLEVAEGNGPVHALDLAMRKALEPCYPLLGDMRLSDYRVRILAAKAGTAAMTRVLIRSANGDGTEWSTLGVSTNIIEASVEALVDSFTCKLFKTGAEPRR from the coding sequence ATGGGCGAACGCATCTATCTCTACGACACGACGCTGCGCGACGGGGCGCAGACCCAGGACGTGGATTTCTCGGTCGCCGACAAGATCGCGATTGCCCAGGACCTCGACCGGCTCGGCATCGACTATGTCGAGGGCGGCTGGCCCGGCGCCAACCCGACCGACGACGCCTTCTTCGCCGAGGCGCCGGACCTGACCCGCGCCACCTTCACCGCCTTCGGCATGACCCGGCGGCCGGGGCGCAGCGCCGCCAACGACCCGCAGCTCTCCGCCCTGATCCAGTCGCGCGCCAGGTCGGTCTGCATCGTCGGCAAGACCTGGGACTTCCATGTCGACGTGGCGCTGAACATCCCGCGCGACGAGAATCTCGACCTGATCCGCGACAGCATCGCGGCGCTGCGCGTCGCCAAGGGCGAGGCGCTGTTCGACGCCGAGCATTTCTTCGACGGCTACAAGCGCAACCCCGCCTATGCCGCGTCGTGCATCCGCGCCGCCTTCGAGGCCGGGGCGCGCTGGGTCGTGCTGTGCGATACCAACGGCGGCACCCTGCCGCACGAGATCGAGGCGATCGTCCGCACGGTGATCGAGGAGCACGGCATCCCCGGCGACCGGCTGGGCATCCATTGCCACAACGACACCGAGAATGCCGTCGCCAACTCCATCGCGGCGGTGCGGGCCGGCGTGCGCATGGTGCAGGGCACGATCAACGGGCTGGGCGAGCGCTGCGGCAACGCCAACCTCGTCTCGCTGATCCCGACGCTGATGCTGAAGATGGGCTACGAGACCGGCATCCGGCGCGCGGACCTGCCGCTGCTGACCCAGGTCAGCCGGGCCTTCGACGAGCGGCTGAACCGCGCCCCCAACCGCCACGCCCCCTATGTCGGCTCCAGCGCCTTCGCGCACAAGGGCGGGCTGCACGTCTCGGCGGTGGAGAAGGATCCGTCCTCCTACGAGCATGTCGAGCCGGACGCGGTGGGCAACCACCGGCAGATCGTCGTGTCGGACCAGGCCGGCCGCTCCAACCTGATCGTCCGCCTGCGCGAGATCGGCATGGAGGTCGATCCGAAGGACGAGCGGCTGCCCCGCCTGCTCGACCTCGTGAAGCAGCGCGACAGCGAGGGCTACGCCTACGACACCGCCGAGGCCAGCTTCGAGATGCTGGTGCGGCGCGAGCTGGGCGAGGTGCCGAAATACTTCGAGCTGCTGCGCTTCCACGTCACCGACGAGCGGCGCTACAACGCGCTCGGCAAGCTGGTGGTGGAGTCGGAGGCGGTGGTCCGCGTCCGCGTCGGCGGCGAGATCCGGCTGGAGGTGGCGGAGGGCAACGGCCCGGTCCATGCGCTGGACCTTGCGATGCGCAAGGCGCTGGAGCCCTGCTATCCCCTGCTCGGCGACATGCGGCTGTCCGACTACCGCGTGCGCATCCTGGCGGCCAAGGCCGGCACCGCCGCGATGACGCGCGTGCTGATCCGCTCGGCCAACGGCGACGGCACGGAATGGTCCACGCTCGGCGTCTCGACCAACATCATCGAGGCCTCCGTCGAAGCTCTGGTGGACAGCTTCACCTGCAAGCTGTTTAAGACTGGGGCTGAACCGCGCAGGTGA
- a CDS encoding RNA methyltransferase, with amino-acid sequence MTSGKDPNRPSILGGPTVILVNPQLGENIGACARAMLNCGLTDLRLVKPRDGWPNEKAQAAASGADLVLDNARLYETTAEAVADLQMVFATTVRTRGMIQRFVTPREAAKEMRAGYSAGSTVGVLFGPERSGLVNDDLTLAGTLITVPLNPSFASLNLAQAVLLIGYEWFQTGEEIPAERVLHTGQTRLATKGELVNLFEHLEEALDRTGFFTTPEKRPSMVRTLRNALERMEMTEQEVRTFHGVIASLAGKRKDQL; translated from the coding sequence ATGACCTCCGGCAAAGACCCCAACCGTCCGTCGATCCTCGGCGGCCCGACCGTGATCCTCGTCAACCCGCAGCTCGGCGAGAACATCGGCGCCTGCGCGCGCGCCATGCTGAACTGCGGGCTGACCGACCTGCGTCTCGTCAAGCCGCGCGACGGCTGGCCGAACGAGAAGGCGCAGGCCGCCGCCTCCGGCGCCGATCTCGTGCTCGACAACGCCAGGCTCTACGAGACGACGGCCGAGGCCGTGGCCGACCTGCAGATGGTCTTCGCCACCACCGTGCGCACCCGCGGCATGATCCAGCGCTTCGTCACCCCGCGCGAGGCGGCGAAGGAGATGCGCGCCGGCTACAGCGCCGGCAGCACGGTCGGCGTGCTGTTCGGGCCGGAGCGCAGCGGTCTCGTCAATGACGACCTGACGCTGGCCGGCACGCTGATCACCGTGCCGCTGAACCCCTCCTTCGCCTCGCTCAACCTCGCCCAGGCGGTGCTGCTGATCGGCTACGAGTGGTTCCAGACCGGCGAGGAGATCCCGGCGGAGCGCGTGCTGCACACCGGCCAGACCCGCCTCGCCACCAAGGGCGAGCTGGTGAACCTGTTCGAGCATCTGGAAGAGGCGCTCGACCGCACCGGCTTCTTCACCACGCCGGAAAAGCGCCCCTCGATGGTGCGCACCCTGCGCAACGCGCTGGAGCGCATGGAGATGACCGAGCAGGAGGTGCGGACCTTCCACGGCGTCATCGCCAGCCTCGCTGGAAAGAGGAAAGATCAATTATAA
- a CDS encoding reverse transcriptase family protein: MTTKTKSYPLNQSPFYKLTTKRKLAELLRLTPAKLRKLSALSQDLYREWPQTNLKGKTRLIEDPAPALKEVQRRIYRLLSCITPPYFLHCPVRGRLYISNAAYHVGSRHFRNIDISDYFPSTKSRRVNWFFRRILKCAPDVSGILTELTTYKGHLPCGSPASSILAYFAHCDMWEQIARIASENGCKLSVYMDDLTVSGDVVPDRVMFQIRQRIYRAGLQPKKEKEKWYRRGVGVVTGVVVRPSGLSAPNSAHLKRFKLRCQLATASSADERATLQNSLRGVEGQQSQIDRWNSHFTSYNAEE; encoded by the coding sequence ATGACGACGAAGACCAAAAGCTATCCGCTTAACCAGTCGCCATTCTACAAGTTGACCACGAAGCGAAAATTGGCTGAGCTGCTTCGTCTTACTCCAGCAAAGCTAAGAAAGCTATCAGCCCTCTCTCAAGATTTGTATAGAGAATGGCCGCAAACAAATTTAAAAGGAAAGACTCGTCTGATTGAAGATCCAGCGCCTGCTCTTAAAGAAGTTCAGAGGCGAATTTATAGATTGCTGTCTTGTATTACTCCGCCATATTTTCTTCACTGCCCTGTCAGGGGAAGATTGTATATTTCAAACGCCGCCTATCACGTAGGATCTAGGCATTTTAGAAACATTGATATTAGTGATTACTTCCCATCTACAAAGTCGCGGCGGGTTAACTGGTTTTTCCGTAGAATCCTGAAATGCGCACCGGATGTGTCCGGCATTCTTACTGAGCTGACAACTTATAAGGGACACCTGCCATGCGGAAGTCCAGCCAGCTCAATATTGGCGTACTTCGCCCACTGCGACATGTGGGAGCAGATCGCCCGAATCGCCTCGGAGAACGGTTGTAAGCTGTCCGTCTATATGGATGACCTGACCGTTTCCGGCGATGTCGTACCAGACCGAGTCATGTTCCAGATACGCCAGCGCATTTACCGTGCCGGTCTTCAGCCGAAAAAGGAAAAGGAAAAGTGGTATCGTCGCGGAGTTGGCGTTGTTACTGGTGTGGTTGTACGTCCAAGCGGTCTTTCCGCCCCCAACTCGGCGCACTTGAAGCGGTTTAAGCTGCGGTGTCAGTTGGCAACTGCATCAAGTGCTGACGAGAGGGCAACTTTGCAGAACAGTTTGCGTGGTGTAGAAGGACAGCAGTCTCAGATTGATCGCTGGAACAGCCATTTTACTTCTTATAACGCTGAGGAATAG
- a CDS encoding helix-turn-helix transcriptional regulator, producing the protein MLNEALRLLRVFHDLSQKDLAAKLGVTKSYVSEIEAGKKKPTLQLLERYAQVYGMPLSSIMFFAENLGKEGTAERARQFVSDKVLRLMAFIAERSGKQDDDEDQKLSA; encoded by the coding sequence GTGTTGAACGAAGCCTTGCGACTGCTCCGGGTCTTTCATGACTTGTCGCAGAAGGATTTGGCAGCAAAGCTAGGCGTGACGAAGTCATACGTATCGGAGATCGAGGCAGGCAAAAAGAAGCCTACGTTACAGTTGCTTGAGCGTTACGCTCAGGTGTATGGCATGCCGCTGTCGTCGATCATGTTCTTTGCTGAGAATCTCGGCAAAGAAGGTACGGCTGAGAGAGCTCGCCAGTTTGTGTCTGACAAAGTCCTCCGACTCATGGCGTTCATAGCAGAGCGGTCGGGGAAACAGGATGACGACGAAGACCAAAAGCTATCCGCTTAA
- a CDS encoding PQQ-dependent sugar dehydrogenase → MTFRRAALFGLALAAAATPALAQRPPGQSVGDSIHVRVQDLPKPYETPAVAVQAESVKRPARDPLRVPEGFTVTLFRDNVDHARNLLTLPNGDVLVAQQRPGSVTLLRDADGDGKAELAAAWATGFDRPYGLAYHDGAVYVGDLAGVWRLPWTEGAAKAGERRRITADGAFGKRGGHNTRTVAVSPDGRTLYVGIGSDGNIDEEPEPRATIQAFSIDGGNQRTFASGLRNAVGMAFRPGSSELYTVVNERDGLGDQLVPDYLTRVQEGGFYGWPYSYLGSNPQPDFAEKRPDLVKRAIVPDVLFQAHSAPLGLVFGDRTIFPEKYRAGAFVALHGSWNRSDPVGYTVAFVPFRDGKPTGGYEIFAAGFRMPGGSGPARVWGRPSGLSVARDGSLLIADDYGAVWRVVHRGG, encoded by the coding sequence ATGACGTTCCGCCGCGCCGCCCTCTTCGGACTGGCCCTCGCCGCCGCCGCCACGCCGGCCCTTGCCCAGCGCCCGCCGGGGCAGAGCGTCGGCGACAGCATCCATGTGCGGGTGCAGGACCTGCCCAAGCCCTACGAGACGCCGGCGGTGGCCGTCCAGGCGGAGAGCGTGAAGCGGCCGGCCAGGGATCCGCTGCGGGTGCCGGAGGGCTTCACCGTCACGCTGTTCCGCGACAACGTCGATCATGCGCGCAACCTGCTGACCCTGCCCAACGGCGACGTGCTGGTGGCGCAGCAGCGGCCGGGCTCCGTCACCCTGCTGCGCGATGCCGACGGCGACGGCAAGGCGGAGCTGGCGGCGGCCTGGGCGACCGGCTTCGACCGGCCCTACGGCCTCGCCTACCATGACGGCGCCGTCTATGTCGGCGACCTCGCCGGGGTGTGGCGGCTGCCCTGGACGGAGGGGGCGGCCAAGGCCGGCGAGCGGCGGAGGATCACCGCCGACGGCGCCTTCGGCAAGCGCGGCGGCCACAACACGCGCACGGTCGCGGTGTCGCCGGACGGGCGGACGCTCTATGTCGGCATCGGCTCCGACGGCAACATCGACGAGGAGCCGGAGCCGCGCGCGACGATCCAGGCCTTCTCCATCGACGGCGGCAACCAGCGCACCTTCGCGTCCGGCCTGCGCAACGCGGTGGGCATGGCCTTCCGGCCGGGCAGCAGCGAGCTCTATACCGTGGTGAACGAGCGCGACGGGCTGGGCGACCAGCTCGTCCCCGACTATCTGACGCGGGTGCAGGAGGGCGGCTTCTACGGCTGGCCCTATTCCTATCTGGGATCCAACCCGCAGCCCGACTTCGCGGAGAAGCGGCCGGACCTCGTGAAGCGGGCGATCGTGCCGGACGTGCTGTTCCAGGCCCATTCGGCCCCGCTCGGCCTCGTCTTCGGCGACCGCACCATTTTTCCGGAGAAGTACAGGGCCGGCGCCTTCGTGGCGCTGCACGGCTCTTGGAACCGCTCCGACCCCGTCGGCTACACGGTGGCCTTCGTGCCGTTCCGCGACGGCAAGCCCACCGGCGGCTACGAGATCTTCGCCGCCGGCTTCCGCATGCCGGGCGGCAGCGGCCCGGCGCGGGTGTGGGGCCGGCCGAGCGGCCTGTCGGTCGCCAGGGACGGCAGCCTGCTGATCGCCGACGATTACGGCGCGGTGTGGCGGGTGGTCCACCGCGGCGGCTGA
- the rpsD gene encoding 30S ribosomal protein S4: MSKRQESKYKIDRRLGVNLWGRAKSPLNKREYGPGQHGQRRKKPSDYGLQLMAKQKLKGYYGNIGEKQFRRIYAEAVRRKGDTGENLIGLLERRLDAVVYRMKFAPTPFAARQLVNHGHILVNGRRLNIPSAQIKDNDTIEVRSKSKQLAIVLEAVASGERDIPDYLEVDTSALKGRFVRAPLLADVPYPVQMEPNLVVEFYSR; the protein is encoded by the coding sequence ATGAGCAAGCGTCAAGAGTCCAAGTACAAGATCGACCGGCGCCTCGGCGTCAACCTGTGGGGCCGCGCCAAGAGCCCGCTGAACAAGCGCGAGTACGGCCCGGGCCAGCACGGCCAGCGCCGCAAGAAGCCGTCGGACTACGGCCTGCAGCTGATGGCCAAGCAGAAGCTGAAGGGCTACTACGGCAACATCGGCGAGAAGCAGTTCCGCCGCATCTACGCCGAGGCCGTGCGCCGCAAGGGCGACACCGGCGAGAACCTGATCGGCCTGCTGGAGCGCCGTCTGGACGCCGTCGTCTACCGCATGAAGTTCGCGCCGACCCCGTTCGCCGCGCGCCAGCTCGTCAACCACGGCCACATCCTGGTCAACGGCCGCCGCCTGAACATCCCGTCGGCCCAGATCAAGGACAACGACACCATCGAGGTGCGGTCGAAGTCCAAGCAGCTCGCCATCGTCCTCGAGGCCGTCGCCTCGGGCGAGCGCGACATCCCCGACTACCTGGAAGTCGACACCTCCGCCCTGAAGGGCCGCTTCGTGCGCGCCCCGCTGCTGGCCGACGTGCCGTACCCGGTCCAGATGGAGCCGAACCTGGTCGTCGAGTTCTACTCGCGCTGA
- a CDS encoding preQ0 transporter: protein MIWLAAYIGSIVAINYAFSLFPHLDLVWSCWVGLVFILRDMVQVRFGHWALAAMLAGTVVSYLLADPFVATASVAAFALSETIDWVVFTVTKRPLRDRLWLSAALSVPADTALFFGMLDIWEPGVWAASFASKLLGVSVVWLLMRARDGRVPVAA from the coding sequence ATGATCTGGCTTGCCGCCTATATCGGCAGCATCGTTGCCATCAACTATGCCTTCAGCCTGTTCCCCCACCTCGACCTCGTCTGGTCCTGCTGGGTCGGGCTGGTCTTCATCCTGCGCGACATGGTGCAGGTCCGCTTCGGCCATTGGGCGCTCGCCGCCATGCTGGCCGGCACGGTGGTGTCCTATCTGCTCGCCGATCCGTTCGTCGCGACGGCCAGCGTCGCCGCCTTCGCCCTGTCGGAGACCATCGACTGGGTCGTCTTCACCGTCACCAAGCGCCCGCTGCGCGACCGCCTGTGGCTGAGCGCCGCCCTGTCGGTGCCGGCGGACACCGCGCTGTTCTTCGGCATGCTCGACATCTGGGAGCCCGGCGTGTGGGCCGCCAGCTTCGCGTCGAAGCTGCTGGGCGTGTCGGTGGTGTGGCTGCTGATGCGCGCCCGCGACGGCCGGGTGCCCGTGGCGGCGTGA
- the aac(3) gene encoding aminoglycoside 3-N-acetyltransferase, whose product MIEIGEDPYWSRRELRSQLEALGVEPGDSVMIHAAMRSAGEMLNGPDALIGAILDAVGPRGTLLAYVNWDAQYEDALDEEGMLPPALKPDIPPFDPAASRASRDHGVIAEFVRTYPGARRSGNPGASVAAIGARADWFVADHPLDYGYGEGSPFAKLVEAGGKVLMVGAPLDTVSLLHHAEHLARIPGKHVRRMETPFLVDGRVEWRVIEEFDTVDPVVDGLDPGYFGTIVRQFLDQGGGRTGEVGSAGSVLLPAADLLRFGVRWLEERCGR is encoded by the coding sequence ATGATCGAGATCGGAGAGGACCCGTACTGGAGCCGGCGCGAGCTGCGCAGCCAGCTGGAGGCGCTGGGGGTTGAGCCGGGCGACAGCGTGATGATCCACGCCGCGATGCGTTCGGCCGGCGAGATGCTGAACGGGCCGGACGCGCTGATCGGCGCCATCCTCGACGCCGTGGGGCCGCGGGGAACCCTGCTCGCCTACGTGAACTGGGACGCCCAGTACGAGGACGCGCTGGACGAGGAGGGGATGCTGCCGCCGGCCCTGAAGCCGGACATCCCGCCCTTCGACCCGGCCGCCTCGCGGGCCAGCCGCGACCATGGCGTCATCGCCGAGTTCGTCCGCACCTATCCCGGCGCGCGGCGCAGCGGCAATCCGGGGGCGTCGGTCGCCGCCATCGGCGCGCGGGCGGACTGGTTCGTCGCCGACCACCCGCTGGACTACGGCTATGGCGAGGGCTCGCCCTTCGCCAAGCTGGTCGAGGCGGGCGGCAAGGTGCTGATGGTCGGGGCGCCGCTCGACACCGTCAGCCTGCTTCACCATGCCGAGCATCTCGCCCGCATCCCCGGCAAGCATGTCCGGCGGATGGAGACGCCCTTCCTGGTCGACGGCCGCGTCGAATGGCGGGTGATCGAGGAGTTCGACACCGTCGATCCGGTGGTCGACGGGCTCGACCCCGGCTATTTCGGGACGATCGTCCGGCAGTTCCTCGACCAGGGCGGCGGGCGGACCGGCGAGGTCGGCTCCGCCGGCAGCGTGCTGCTTCCGGCCGCCGACCTCCTGCGGTTCGGCGTCCGCTGGCTGGAGGAGCGCTGCGGCCGGTAG
- the cysS gene encoding cysteine--tRNA ligase: protein MPLDLYNTLTRRKERFEPLRPDHVGMYVCGPTVYDTAHIGNARPVVVFDVLFRLLSRLYPSVTYVRNITDVDDKIIDRSRDSGEPIEDLTRRTTDQYHADMDALNALRPTVEPRATHHIAHMIALIAELIARGHAYAEAGHVLFSVPSMTEYGQLSRRSLDEMIAGARVEVAPYKRDPSDFVLWKPSTPDQPGWDSPWGRGRPGWHIECSAMAKEHLGVTFDIHGGGLDLIFPHHENEIAQSRCAHGTDTLARYWVHNGFVTVEGEKMSKSLGNFFTVHELLDDHPGEAIRLTLMSAHYRQPLDFTRDGLRQAKATLDRWYQALRGDPAAAEAELPIELLAALEDDLNTPLAISHLHELAGAVNKAKSDAERAKAKGALLAAGRQLGLLQQEPEAWFRWAPKGAAALSDAEVEQMIADRRAARAAKNFAEADRIRKALADQGIVLEDGPQGTSWKRG from the coding sequence GTGCCGCTGGACCTCTACAACACGCTGACCCGCCGCAAGGAGCGCTTCGAGCCGCTTCGCCCGGACCATGTCGGCATGTACGTGTGTGGTCCCACCGTGTACGACACGGCGCACATCGGCAACGCCCGGCCGGTCGTCGTCTTCGACGTGCTGTTCCGGCTGCTGTCGCGGCTCTACCCGTCGGTGACCTATGTCCGCAACATCACGGACGTCGACGACAAGATCATCGACCGGTCCCGCGACAGCGGCGAGCCGATCGAGGATCTGACCCGGCGGACGACCGACCAGTACCATGCGGACATGGACGCGCTGAACGCGCTGCGCCCGACGGTCGAGCCGCGCGCCACGCACCACATCGCCCACATGATCGCGCTGATCGCCGAGCTGATCGCGCGCGGCCACGCCTATGCCGAGGCGGGGCACGTCCTGTTCTCGGTGCCGTCGATGACGGAGTACGGGCAGCTCTCCCGCCGCTCGCTCGACGAGATGATCGCCGGCGCGCGGGTGGAGGTGGCGCCCTACAAGCGCGACCCGTCCGACTTCGTGCTGTGGAAGCCCAGCACCCCCGACCAGCCCGGCTGGGACAGCCCGTGGGGCCGCGGCCGGCCCGGCTGGCACATCGAGTGCTCCGCCATGGCGAAGGAGCATCTGGGCGTCACCTTCGACATCCACGGCGGCGGGCTGGACCTGATCTTCCCCCACCACGAGAACGAGATCGCCCAGAGCCGTTGCGCGCACGGAACGGATACCCTTGCCCGCTACTGGGTCCATAACGGCTTCGTAACGGTCGAAGGCGAGAAGATGTCGAAGTCGCTCGGCAACTTCTTCACCGTTCACGAGCTGCTGGACGACCATCCCGGCGAGGCGATCCGCCTGACGCTGATGAGCGCGCATTACCGCCAGCCGCTGGACTTCACCCGCGACGGGCTGAGGCAGGCGAAGGCGACGCTCGACCGCTGGTACCAGGCGCTGCGCGGCGATCCGGCCGCGGCGGAGGCGGAGCTGCCGATCGAGCTGCTGGCGGCGCTGGAGGACGACCTCAACACGCCGCTCGCCATCTCCCACCTGCACGAGCTGGCGGGGGCGGTGAACAAGGCGAAGAGCGACGCGGAGCGGGCGAAGGCCAAGGGGGCGCTGCTGGCCGCCGGCCGCCAGCTCGGCCTTCTGCAGCAGGAGCCGGAGGCGTGGTTCCGCTGGGCCCCGAAGGGGGCCGCCGCCCTGTCGGACGCCGAGGTCGAGCAGATGATCGCCGACCGCAGGGCCGCCCGCGCCGCGAAGAACTTCGCGGAGGCCGACCGCATCCGCAAGGCGCTGGCCGACCAGGGCATCGTCCTGGAGGACGGCCCGCAGGGAACGAGCTGGAAGCGGGGCTGA
- the gltX gene encoding glutamate--tRNA ligase translates to MSTAVRFAPSPTGRLHVGNVRQALVNWLFARRTGGSFLFRLDDTDEERSTQAFADAIAADLTWLGLTWDRFARESDRYPRYDEVAEALKAAGRLYPCYETAEELSLKRASLVSQGRPPIYDRAALRLSDADRARLEAEGRRPHWRFKLAPDPVAWEDLVRGPVRFEGTALSDPVLIREDGRPLYTLTSVVDDADFAITHIIRGEDHVANTAVQIQIFEAMGAGVPVFAHLPLLTDAAGQGLSKRLGSLAIGSLREEGVEPMALNSLLAKLGTSDPIEARLTLDELAADFDLAKVSRATPKFDPEELMRLNARLLHLMPFESVRGRLESLGLAGADAAFWEAVRPNLARLADAADWWAVTHAPVTPVVEDAAFLEQAAALLPGEPWDAGTWGAWANAVKGATGRKGKELFLPLRRALTGRDHGPELKNLLPLIGRPRALRRLAGETA, encoded by the coding sequence ATGTCCACCGCCGTCCGCTTCGCCCCCAGCCCGACCGGCCGCCTTCACGTCGGCAATGTCCGGCAGGCGCTCGTCAACTGGCTGTTCGCGCGCAGGACCGGCGGGAGCTTCCTGTTCCGGCTGGACGATACGGACGAGGAACGATCCACGCAGGCGTTCGCCGACGCCATCGCCGCCGACCTGACCTGGCTGGGCCTGACCTGGGACCGTTTCGCCCGCGAAAGCGACCGCTATCCGCGGTACGACGAGGTGGCGGAGGCGCTGAAGGCCGCCGGCCGGCTCTACCCCTGCTACGAGACGGCGGAGGAGCTGTCGCTCAAGCGTGCCAGCCTGGTGTCGCAGGGCCGCCCGCCGATCTACGACCGCGCCGCGCTGCGCCTGAGCGACGCCGACCGCGCCCGGCTGGAGGCGGAGGGCCGCCGGCCGCACTGGCGGTTCAAGCTGGCGCCCGATCCGGTGGCCTGGGAGGATCTGGTGCGCGGCCCGGTGCGGTTCGAGGGCACGGCGCTGAGCGATCCGGTGCTGATCCGCGAGGACGGCCGGCCGCTCTACACCCTGACCAGCGTGGTGGACGACGCCGACTTCGCCATCACCCACATCATCCGCGGCGAGGACCATGTCGCCAACACGGCGGTGCAGATCCAGATCTTCGAGGCCATGGGGGCGGGCGTCCCGGTCTTCGCGCATCTGCCGCTGCTGACCGACGCGGCGGGGCAGGGGCTGTCGAAGCGGCTGGGCAGCCTCGCCATCGGCAGCCTGCGCGAGGAGGGGGTCGAGCCGATGGCGCTGAACAGCCTGCTCGCCAAGCTCGGCACCTCCGACCCGATCGAGGCGCGGCTGACGCTGGACGAGCTGGCGGCCGACTTCGACCTCGCCAAGGTGTCGCGGGCGACGCCGAAGTTCGACCCGGAGGAGCTGATGCGGCTGAACGCCCGCCTGCTCCACCTGATGCCCTTCGAGAGCGTCCGCGGCCGGCTGGAGTCCCTGGGGCTGGCCGGGGCGGACGCCGCCTTCTGGGAGGCGGTGCGCCCCAACCTGGCCCGGCTGGCCGACGCCGCCGACTGGTGGGCGGTGACCCACGCCCCGGTGACGCCGGTGGTGGAGGACGCCGCCTTCCTGGAGCAGGCGGCCGCCCTGCTGCCGGGCGAGCCGTGGGACGCCGGCACCTGGGGCGCCTGGGCCAATGCGGTGAAGGGGGCGACCGGGCGCAAGGGCAAGGAGCTGTTCCTGCCGCTGCGCCGGGCGCTGACCGGCCGCGACCATGGACCGGAGTTGAAGAACCTGCTACCCCTGATCGGCCGGCCGCGCGCCCTGCGCCGGCTGGCCGGCGAGACCGCCTGA